CAATAGAATTTTTATATAGATATTCATTAACTACCAATAAACCAATTGTGATATATTTTCCTCTTGGAAGTAACTTAGGAAGTCATAAGGGAAATGGAATTTTAGAGCAGTATATAGATTCTGTATCATCAAAGAGTGGAGTTGCTTTTGTTACAGGCTCGGGAAATCAAGGAGCAAGTGCTTGTCATGCTTCTGGAGTAATACCACAAGTGAATGATTCTAGAATAATACAAATGTATATATCACCAGAGCAAAAAAATAGTTTGATTCAAATTTGGGTTGATTCGCCTAATATAATGTCTTTGGAACTAGTATCACCCTCTGGAGAAAATACTGGGAAAATTAGAGTTTTGATTAATGGTGTAAATACCTATTCCTTTTTGTTTGAAAATACAACTATACTAATAAACTCATATTTTCCAGAAGAAATGACAGGAGATCAATCTTTTACTATTAGATTTCGAAATATAAAAGAAGGGATTTGGAAATTTAGATTAACGGGGGAATCAATTTTAGATGGAAAATTTAATTTATGGATGCCTCCAACAGGTTTAAGTATTGGAGGAACTGCATTTATTCCTTCTGATCCTTATGGAACAATTATGAATCCAGCAACATCAACCTACATACTTACTGCAGCAGCATATAACCAGAATAATAACACGGTTGTAGAATATTCTGGAATGGCATTTTTAGAAGATTATGTTGATAGAATAGATGTTGCAGCTGGTGGAGTTAATGCACTTACAGTAGCACCAAATAATACTACTGCCGTTGTTAATGGTACAAGTGTATCTGCTGCGGTGCTTGCTGGAGCATGTGCTATGCTGTTTCAATGGGGGATTGTTGAGGGGAATGATCCTAATATATACTCTCAAACTATAAAGACATACATTCAGAGAGGGGTTGATGAGAGAGGTGGGGAGGTTTATCCAAATCCACAGTGGGGATATGGACTATTAGATGTAGTAAAAATGTTTGAAAGTATGCTTTAGGATAAGTGAGGTTAAGACGTAGTTT
The window above is part of the Clostridium saccharoperbutylacetonicum N1-4(HMT) genome. Proteins encoded here:
- a CDS encoding S8 family peptidase; this encodes MKNNFRAPQNLFSDPNYYHYVVEYEGNIIEEVTKVPGYYVTIINGKYAIVSTNKEVQLNIEGQIFTTIVYVAPIDLFTLQESSPVQASQAEFLQLELPLRLTGRGVTVAIIDTGIDYLEEEFIKENGETKIEYIWDQTIEPIQKNEQSIVPFGTVYNKDQIQQAIAASRNGQSPYEIVPSKDEVGHGTNMAGIIGARGKNPNLKGMVPDCDFVVIKLIEYITIMKRFNLMVPTYDLFSIFPAIEFLYRYSLTTNKPIVIYFPLGSNLGSHKGNGILEQYIDSVSSKSGVAFVTGSGNQGASACHASGVIPQVNDSRIIQMYISPEQKNSLIQIWVDSPNIMSLELVSPSGENTGKIRVLINGVNTYSFLFENTTILINSYFPEEMTGDQSFTIRFRNIKEGIWKFRLTGESILDGKFNLWMPPTGLSIGGTAFIPSDPYGTIMNPATSTYILTAAAYNQNNNTVVEYSGMAFLEDYVDRIDVAAGGVNALTVAPNNTTAVVNGTSVSAAVLAGACAMLFQWGIVEGNDPNIYSQTIKTYIQRGVDERGGEVYPNPQWGYGLLDVVKMFESML